The stretch of DNA CGTCGCTCAGGTCGAGCCACTGCACGTCGACGCCGCGGCCTTCGGCACGGTACTGCAGCAGGTCCTGCTCGAACGGCAGTGCCGCCAGCTGGTAGCGCATGTGGCCGCGGACGAAGCGGCTGATGAAGTCCGGCTCGCTCGGGTCGAAGAAACCGAAGTTGTAGGAAGTCGCGGCGCCGGTGTCGGGGTCGACAACCACTATCGCGTTGTGGCCGAAACGCTCGAAAAAGATTTCGCCGGGCTGCATCGTCGCCACGCCGATGCGGGGCGTGGCGGCGAAGGCTTGGGTGGCGAACAGGGCCAGCAACGCCAGCAGGAAACCCAGCGTGATCCGCTTCGTTCGCCCCCACCCCAACCCGTCACGCATCCGACAGGACGCCAACGTGGAAGGCGTGCACGCGGCGCGCGTCGGCGCCGGAGACGCGGAACACGAAGCGACCGAGGGTGAGTTCCTCGCCGGCTTCGGGCAGGTGGCCGATCGCGGCCGTGACCAGGCCGCCGATGGTGTCGTATTCGTCGTCGTCGAAGTCGGCACTGAAGCGCTCGTTGAAGTCGGCGATGGGCGTGAGCGCGTCGACCACGAACTGGCCGTCGGCCTGCGCGGCGATGAGGGCGCTGGGGTCCTCGGCGTCGTCGTGCTCGTCGTCGATCTCGCCGACGATCTGCTCCAGGACGTCCTCGATGGTGACCAGGCCGGCGACACCGCCGTGCTCGTCGATCACGATCGCCATGTGGTTGCGCGACTGGCGGAACTCGCGCAGCAGCACGTTCAGGCGCTTGGACTCGGGGATCAGCACCGCCGGACGCAGCAGCTCGTGGACGTTTCCGGGGCCGAAGTCGGCGACGACGCCGCGCAGCAGGTCCTTGGCCAGCAGCACGCCAAGGATCTCGTCCTTGTCGTCGCCGTGGACCGGGAAGCGCGAATGGCCGGACTCGACCACCTGTCGCATCAGGTCGAGGAACTTGCCGTCGGCCGGCAACGAGACCATCTGCGAGCGCGGGATCATCACGTCGCCCACGGTCAGGTCGGACACCGCGATCGCGCCTTCCATCATGCGCAGGGTGTCGGCGGCGATCAGGCCGTCGGCTTGCGCGTCGCGCAGCAGTTCGACCAGGTCCTCGCGGGTGGTGGGTTCGCCGGAAAGCGCCGAACTGATGCGTTCGAGCCAGGAGCGCGGCTTCTCGTGGTGCCGCCGCTCGTGGGTTTCCTGCGCGTGGAAGCTACTACTGTCGTCCTCGGACATTGCGTTCTTGAAGGCGCCCAGGGGGAAGGGCGACGGGAGGAGTCTACCTCGGAAGCGGCTGGGGTGGGTTTCGGGCCTGGGACAGGCTGATCCAGTGTCGCCGCCACCCGGGGCACGCTCACTCGTCCCGGTACGGGTCCTCGATCCCCATCCCGGCCAGGATCTCGCGCTCGAGCTGCTCCATGCAGATCGCCTCCTTCTCGTCCTCGTGGTCCCAGCCCAGCAGGTGCAGGGCGCCATGGACGGTGAGGTGGGCGTAGTGGGCGGCGAGCGGCTTCTTCTGTTCCTTGGCCTCGCGCGCGACCACCGGTGCGCAGATCACCAGGTCGCCCAGCAGCGGCAGCTTCACGCCCTTGGGCAGGCCGTCGGGCAGTTCGGCGGGGAAGCTGAGCACGTTGGTCGCGTAGTCCTTGCCGCGGTAATGGCGGTTGAGCGCGCGACCTTCCTTGGTGCCGACGATGCGGATGGCCAGGTCGGCTTCGCGGATGCGGCTTTCCAGGGCGGCGGCCACCCATTTGCGGAAACTCACCGCTGCCGGGATGCCGGTGCGCGGCACCGCGTAGGTGATCGAAACGTCCAGTCGGATAGGACCCCGGGTCATAGGTCTGCGCTCATTTGGGCGGGCCGGGCCGCGCGTCGCCAGCGTCGGCATCCCTCGCGTCGCGGGCGTCATAGGCGTTGACGATCCGCGCGACGAGCGGGTGGCGTACCACGTCGCGCGATTCGAAGAAGGTGAAGCTGATGCCGTTGACGCCACGCAGCACGTCCAGCGCATCGCGCAGGCCGGACTTCTGGTGCTTGGGCAAATCGATCTGGGTCAGGTCGCCGGTGACGACGGCAGTGCTGCCGTAGCCGATTCGGGTCAGGAACATCTTCATCTGCTCGATCGAGGTGTTCTGCGCTTCGTCGAGAATCACGTAGGCATCGTTAAGCGTGCGTCCGCGCATGTAGGCCAGCGGCGCGATCTCGATGACGTTCTTCTCCAGCAGCTTGACCACCTTTTCCACGCCGAGCATCTCGTAGAGCGCGTCGTACAGCGGGCGCAGGTAGGGGTCGACTTTCTGGGTCAGGTCGCCCGGCAGGAAGCCGAGCTTCTCGCCGGCCTCCACCGCGGGGCGCACCAGGATCAGGCGCTGCACGCGTGCTTCGTTCAGTGCTTCCACCGCGCTGGCGACGGCAAGGAAGGTCTTGCCGGTGCCGGCCGGACCGATGCCGAAGTTGATGTCGTGGGTGGCGATCGCGTGCAGGTACTTGGCCTGGTTGGCGCCGCGGCCGCGAATCGTGCCGCGCTTGACGCGGATGCTCACTTCCTGCGGTTCGACGTCGTCGTTGGCGACGCCGTCGGCATCGATCTCGGTCAGGCGCAGGTGGATCGCAGGTTCGGTCAGCGTTTCGTCAGCGGCATCACGCCACAGGTCGCGCAGCAGTCGCTCGGCCTGGTTGACCGCCAGCGGCGGTCCGACGACGCGGAAGACGTTTCCGCGATTGGCGATCTCCACGCCCAGGCGCAGTTCGATCATGCGCAGGTGGCCGTCGAACGGGCCGGTGAGGTTGGCCAGGCGTTCTGCCTCGGCAGGTTCGAGGGCGAATTCGGAAGTGGTTCGAGAGGACATCGAGAGGAAGTGTCTTCCGTGGCGAACGGGGGGACGCACTCGCTTGCGCGTCGGGGGGCAAACAGCTTGCGCCTGCTCGGGCGATTTCGCAAAACGCTCGCCGCTTGAAAGCGTCCGGTGGACTAGTCGCGCGGCGGCGGGGACGGGGATTTCAGCGCGCGGTAGACCAGTCGCACGCCGATGGCACCGACGACTAGCGAGCCGACCAGCCACAGCCACATCACCGCATCGCCGGCATGCTCGCCGTCGCGCAGGTAGCGCATCGCATAGCGCAGCAACCCGAGTGCGGCGATGGCGCAGAACCACAGGCCCAGTGCGCAGCGCTGGAGCAGGCCGGGAGCGGGAGCAGGGTCGGGCATGGCAACGGCGATCTCAGGCGATGGCAGGCAACACGATAGGGCAGGGCGCGCCGCCAGTGCTTGCAGCTCCGGGCGGTCGGGCGGCCGCCCGCTGACCGTTCGTCGGCTTGGAGTTGAAACTAATTAATCATTGAATTAAATATAGCGCCCATGACAGAGTCCCCCAAAACCAGGGCCGCGAAGGCCAGCAAGTCGGCCAAGGCCCCCAAAGGCGCGGTCCGCCGGGCCCCCGGCCGCCCCGGCCCGGATAGCCCCGACCTGCGCGAGCGCCTGCTCGACGGCGCCATCGCCTGCTTTGCCCGGCAGGGCATCGCGGCTACCCCGTTGCGTGCAATCGCCACCGAGGCCGGCGTCACGCCGGCGCTGCTGCACTACTACTTCGGCGACAAGGCGCAGCTGCAGGAGGCGGCGGTCGCCGAGCGCGTGCTGCCCGCGTTCGCGCGCCTGCGCGAACCGCTCATGCATGCCGGCGACGACATCGCCGACCTGGTCGCTGCATTCGTGAAGGGCATCGGCCTGCTGGTTGCCGAGCATCCCTGGCTGCCGGCGCTTTGGGTGCGCGAGGTCCTGTGCGAAGGCGGTGCCCTGCGCGAGGTCCTGTTCGAACGGATCGGCCCGCAGATGCCGCTGATGATGGCCGCGCGCTTCGCCCAGGCGCAGCAGCGCGGCGAATTGAACGAGGACCTCGACCCGCGCCTGCTGATGGTGTCGCTGGTCGGTCTGACCCTGTTTCCCGCGGCCGGCGCCCCGATCTGGCGCCGCATGTTCCAGGCCGACGACCTGGATTTCGATGCACTGCGCCGGCACACGCTGGCGCTGCTGGACCGCGGCCTTGGTGTGGGATGACACGCGTTGGACAAGCGAACGAAGCCATGAACACGAACAAACACTCGACAACGCCGGGCGCCTGGCTGGGCCTTGCATGCATCGTGCTGCTCGCCGGCTGCCGCAAGGAACCGCCGCAGGCACTGGGCACGCTGGAATGGGACCGCATCGCCTTGCCGGCGACGGCGCCGGAGCGCATCGTCCGCATCGACGTGCGCGAGGGGCAGCGGGTCAAGGCCGGCGCGCGCCTGGTGCAGCTCGAAGTCACCCGCACGCAGGCCGAGCTGGCGGCGCTGCAGGCACAGGCCCGCCAGGCCGGTGACGTGCTGGCGGAACTGGAAGCCGGCCCGCGTAGCGAAGACATCGCCCAGGCCCGTGCCAACCTCGCCGCGGCGCAGGCCGAAGCCGCCGACGCAAGTGCGTTCTACGCGCGCCTGCAGCCGCTGGGTCGGCAGCAACTCGTCGCCGCTTCCGACGTCGACCGTGCACGCGCCGCTGCCGGCAACTCGCAGGCGCAGGTGCGCGCTGCGCAGGCGGCGCTGCTCGAACTCGAGCGCGGTACCCGCATCGAACAGATCGCACAGGGCGAATCGGCGCTGGCCGCCGCCACCGCGCAAGCCGCTTCGCAGGAAGTGACGCTGCACAAACTCGACCTCATCGCGCCGCGTGCCGGCGTGGTCGACAGCCTGCCGTACCGCCTTGGCGACCAGGCGCCGGTGGGCGCGCCGCTGGCGATCATGCTCGTCGGCGATGCGCCGTATGCACGTGTCTACGTGCCCGAGCCGATCCGCGCCGACGTGCGCGTCGGCCAGTCCGCGCGGGTGTTCATCGACGGCCGCGACGGCTCGCTCGAGGGCCGCGTGCGGATGATCCGCAACGAGGCAAGCTTCACCCCGTACTACGCGCTGATCGGCAAGGACGCCGCACGGCTGAGCTATCTGGCGGAGGTCGAACTGGTCGGCGGCAAGACCACGGACCTGCCGGCGGGACTGCCGGTGCGGGTCGAATTCGGGGCTGGCACGAAATGAACGCAGGCGCGGACGAGCTGGCCATCCGCGCGCGCGGCCTGACCAAGCGCTTCGGCTCGCTGGCCGCGGTCGACCATGTCGACCTGAGCGTGCCGCGCGCGAATGTCTACGGTTTCCTCGGGCCCAACGGCTCGGGCAAGACCACCACCATCCGCATGCTCTGCGGCTTGCTGACGCCGAGCGAAGGCGATGTCGAAGTACTCGGCCTGCGCATTCCCGAGCAGGCCGAGGAGCTGCGCAAGCGCATCGGCTACATGACGCAGAAGTTCTCCCTGTTCGATGACCTGACGGTGCGCGAGAACCTCGAGTTCCTCGCCGCCGTGCAGGACATCCCCCGCGCGAAGGCGGCAAAGCGCATCGACGAACTGGTCGAGCAGTACCACTTCGCCGATCGCCAGAAGCAGCTGGCCGGCACCATGAGCGGTGGCCAGAAGCAGCGCCTGGCGCTGGCTGGCGCGGTGATCCAGAACCCCGAGCTGCTGTTCCTGGACGAGCCTACCAGCGCGGTCGATCCGGAGTCGCGCCGCGACTTCTGGGAAAAGCTCTTCGATCTCGCCGACGCAGGCACCACCATCCTGGTCTCGACCCACTACATGGACGAGGCCGAGCGCTGCCATCGCATTGCAATCCTCGATCGCGGCGTGCTGGTGGCCGACGGAACGCCGGACGACCTCACCCATGCACTGGCCGGACGCACGGTCGAGGTGCTGGCGGCGCAGCCGCGGCGCGCCCAGCAGATGCTGGTCAACGTACCGGGCGTGCTGAGCGTCGCGCAGATCGGCAACACGCTGCGGGTGTTGAATGAAAGCAACGGCGAGGCCGCGGCACGGCTGCAGAAGGCGCTGACCGATGCCGGGCTGGAGGCGACGGTAGCGGCCACGCATCCGAACCTGGAGGACGTGTTCGTCGCCTCCACGCGCGGTCGTGCAGAGAAACCGCAGGAGCGTGCCGCATGAACCTGCGCCGCATGTTCGCGATCGTGCAGAAGGAGTTGCGGCAGATGCGCCGCGACCGCATCACGCTGGCGATGATCGTCGGCATCCCGGTGATGCAGCTGGTGCTGTTCGGCTATGCGATCAATCTCAACCTGCGCGGCCTGGAAACCGGCATCGCCGACCAGGCCAACACCGCTGGATCGCGCGCGGTGGTCATGGACATGATCGCCACCGGGGTGATCGACCCGACGTTCAGCGCGACTTCGCCGCAGGAACTCATGGAACAGTTGCGTCGCGGCGAAATCAGCATCGGCGTGGTGATCCCGCCGGACTTCGAGCGTCGCCGCTTCGAAGGACGCGAGGCGGTGCAGGTGCTGGTCGACGGCAGCGACACCGTCGTGCAGAGCGCGGCGGTGCAACTGGCGCAGCTGCCGCTGAGCAACACGCCGACCAATAACCTCGCCCCCACGCGCGGCGGCACCGGTCAGGTGGCCGCCGGGCAGATCGGCGTGGTCAGCTTCTACAACCCCGAGCGGCGATCGGCGGTGAACATCGTGCCGGGCCTGATCGGCATCATCCTGACCATGACCATGGTGATGTTCACCGG from Lysobacter arenosi encodes:
- a CDS encoding HlyC/CorC family transporter codes for the protein MSEDDSSSFHAQETHERRHHEKPRSWLERISSALSGEPTTREDLVELLRDAQADGLIAADTLRMMEGAIAVSDLTVGDVMIPRSQMVSLPADGKFLDLMRQVVESGHSRFPVHGDDKDEILGVLLAKDLLRGVVADFGPGNVHELLRPAVLIPESKRLNVLLREFRQSRNHMAIVIDEHGGVAGLVTIEDVLEQIVGEIDDEHDDAEDPSALIAAQADGQFVVDALTPIADFNERFSADFDDDEYDTIGGLVTAAIGHLPEAGEELTLGRFVFRVSGADARRVHAFHVGVLSDA
- the ybeY gene encoding rRNA maturation RNase YbeY, encoding MTRGPIRLDVSITYAVPRTGIPAAVSFRKWVAAALESRIREADLAIRIVGTKEGRALNRHYRGKDYATNVLSFPAELPDGLPKGVKLPLLGDLVICAPVVAREAKEQKKPLAAHYAHLTVHGALHLLGWDHEDEKEAICMEQLEREILAGMGIEDPYRDE
- a CDS encoding PhoH family protein; the protein is MSSRTTSEFALEPAEAERLANLTGPFDGHLRMIELRLGVEIANRGNVFRVVGPPLAVNQAERLLRDLWRDAADETLTEPAIHLRLTEIDADGVANDDVEPQEVSIRVKRGTIRGRGANQAKYLHAIATHDINFGIGPAGTGKTFLAVASAVEALNEARVQRLILVRPAVEAGEKLGFLPGDLTQKVDPYLRPLYDALYEMLGVEKVVKLLEKNVIEIAPLAYMRGRTLNDAYVILDEAQNTSIEQMKMFLTRIGYGSTAVVTGDLTQIDLPKHQKSGLRDALDVLRGVNGISFTFFESRDVVRHPLVARIVNAYDARDARDADAGDARPGPPK
- a CDS encoding TetR/AcrR family transcriptional regulator, encoding MTESPKTRAAKASKSAKAPKGAVRRAPGRPGPDSPDLRERLLDGAIACFARQGIAATPLRAIATEAGVTPALLHYYFGDKAQLQEAAVAERVLPAFARLREPLMHAGDDIADLVAAFVKGIGLLVAEHPWLPALWVREVLCEGGALREVLFERIGPQMPLMMAARFAQAQQRGELNEDLDPRLLMVSLVGLTLFPAAGAPIWRRMFQADDLDFDALRRHTLALLDRGLGVG
- a CDS encoding HlyD family secretion protein, encoding MNTNKHSTTPGAWLGLACIVLLAGCRKEPPQALGTLEWDRIALPATAPERIVRIDVREGQRVKAGARLVQLEVTRTQAELAALQAQARQAGDVLAELEAGPRSEDIAQARANLAAAQAEAADASAFYARLQPLGRQQLVAASDVDRARAAAGNSQAQVRAAQAALLELERGTRIEQIAQGESALAAATAQAASQEVTLHKLDLIAPRAGVVDSLPYRLGDQAPVGAPLAIMLVGDAPYARVYVPEPIRADVRVGQSARVFIDGRDGSLEGRVRMIRNEASFTPYYALIGKDAARLSYLAEVELVGGKTTDLPAGLPVRVEFGAGTK
- a CDS encoding ABC transporter ATP-binding protein: MNAGADELAIRARGLTKRFGSLAAVDHVDLSVPRANVYGFLGPNGSGKTTTIRMLCGLLTPSEGDVEVLGLRIPEQAEELRKRIGYMTQKFSLFDDLTVRENLEFLAAVQDIPRAKAAKRIDELVEQYHFADRQKQLAGTMSGGQKQRLALAGAVIQNPELLFLDEPTSAVDPESRRDFWEKLFDLADAGTTILVSTHYMDEAERCHRIAILDRGVLVADGTPDDLTHALAGRTVEVLAAQPRRAQQMLVNVPGVLSVAQIGNTLRVLNESNGEAAARLQKALTDAGLEATVAATHPNLEDVFVASTRGRAEKPQERAA
- a CDS encoding ABC transporter permease, producing MNLRRMFAIVQKELRQMRRDRITLAMIVGIPVMQLVLFGYAINLNLRGLETGIADQANTAGSRAVVMDMIATGVIDPTFSATSPQELMEQLRRGEISIGVVIPPDFERRRFEGREAVQVLVDGSDTVVQSAAVQLAQLPLSNTPTNNLAPTRGGTGQVAAGQIGVVSFYNPERRSAVNIVPGLIGIILTMTMVMFTGVAIVRERERGNMELLIATPLSSSELMIGKVLPYAGIGLIQTTLVILLGVWLFDVPIRGSLLDVYLASVLLIIANLTLGLLISTKAQSQFQAMQMTFFVFLPSILLSGFMFPFAGMPRIVQWLAEVLPLTHFLRLIRGVMLRGANLVELWPEVLALLVFITVMMTAAIMRFRKRLD